The genome window GGGTATAAATGAAGCTATTAAAGCCGGACAGCTGCTAAAAAAGCACAATTTTACTTTTGACGTGGCTTACACTTCTGTTCTGAAAAGAGCAATTCGTACACTTTATTATGTTTTAAACGAAACTGACCAGCTGTGGATACCTGTCCAGAAATCATGGCGTCTGAATGAAAGACACTATGGTGCATTACAAGGGCTTAACAAAGCACAGACAGCAGAAAAATACGGTGAAGAGCAGGTGCATATATGGCGTAGAAGCTACGATGTACTCCCTCCGCTTTTAGATGAAAATGATGAAAGACAGTCAAAATTCGACAGAAGATACGAAGGATTAGATTCTCGTGTTCTGCCTTCAGGAGAAAATCTGAAAGTAACACTTGAAAGAGTCATGCCTTACTGGGAAGATGAAATCGCCCCTGCATTAAAATCAGGAAAGAAAGTAGTTATTGCAGCACACGGAAACAGTCTGCGTGCTTTAGCAAAATATCTCGAGAATATAAGCGATGACGAAATCATGGATTTGGAAATACCTACAGGTATTCCTCTTATTTATGAACTTGACGATAATTTTAAAGTTTTAAAAAAATATTATCTTAAAGATTAATCCTGATTTATTTATATAAAATCAGGTGCAGATATTTTGATATTAACAGAATATTATTATGATAAATACCAGTATATTTCCAAAGGAGTGAATTATAAATGATCAGATTAAAAATGGCAAATGGTGTGGAAATACCCCAGATAGGTTTCGGGACATTCAGAATACCTGATGATGCAGTCACACAAAGTGTAAAATATGCATTGAATGCAGGTTACAGACATATTGATACTGCTGCCATCTACGGAAATGAAAAAGGAGTCGGACTTGGGATCAAAGAGTCAGGGGTACCGAGAAATGAAATATTTCTTACAAGTAAACTATGGAATGAGGATCAGGGTTATGACAGTACACTAAAAGCATTTGATGAATCCCTGAAAAAACTTGGTACAGATTTTCTGGATCTTTATCTTATCCACTGGCCGAAAGATAAAAACAAAGAATCGTGGAAGGCTATGGAAAAACTTTATAAAGACGGAAGAATAAAAGCAATCGGAGTAAGCAACTTCAAGGAACATCATTTAGATGATCTTCTTACAGAGGCCGAAATAGTTCCTATGATAAACCAGGTCGAACTTCACCCTCAGTTCCCTCAGACCGAACTCAGAAATTACTGCGGGAAAAAGGGAATTCTTGTGGAAGCATGGGGTTCTTTGATGCAGGGACAGATTTTTGATAAAGAGATTATAAAAGAGATTGCAGAAAAACATAATAAAACTGTTTCACAAATTGGTGTAAGATGGGCAGTACAGAGCGGAGTGGTTACTATCCCTAAATCTACTCACGAGCAGAGAATAAAGGATAACATAAATGTATTTGACTTTGAGCTTGATAATGAGGACATGAAAAAAATAGCAGAGTTAAATACCAGTGTAAGAATAGGAAGGGATCCTGACAATATTGATTTTTAATGATATTTAGGAGGTGAAGAAATGAACAGTATTTTTGCAAGAAGAAGTATAAGAGAATTTTTGGATAAGCCTGTGGAAAGTGAAAAGATCGATCAAATCCTGAGAGCCGGAATGCAGGCACCCACTGCCAGAAATCAGCGTGCATGGGAATTTATAGTTGTTACGTCACAGGAAGACAAGGAGAAAGTTTCCCAAATGAGTCCTTTTTCAAAACTCGCCGCTAAAGCCGCTGTTTTAATTATATTAGTCGGAAATAAGGACAAAATGACTGTTCCGGAAAAATGGCAGCAGGATATGGGAGCATGTACACAAAATATGCTGCTTCAAATTGTAAAAGAAGACCTTGGCGGAGTATGGCTGGGAGTTTACCCTACACAGGAACGCGTTGATGCATTAAAAGATATTTTTAATCTTCCTGATAACATAATACCTTTTGGTGTAGTGTGTTTCGGTTATTCCGATAAAAAGAATACTTTTAAAGATCGTTATGATGAATCTGCTGTTCACTGGGATAAATTTTAACATTGTAAACAAAGCAACAGAATTTTGTATAACCAGCTTACCGGACTGTTTCAACAAAATGAGACAGTCCTTTTTTATATAAAAAATTTTAATTATCTGCTGTATAATTAAAATTTTTATGATATAATCGAAATGATTATATTTTTTTAAAAATTATATTATAAAAAGGAGATGGTATTTTATATGAAGAAAAAATTATTGGTAATTGCACTTTTATCTATAGTTGCCGTTCCGTCATACAGCGGATGGGAAGTCCTTATAGGACCTGCTGTTGACATAGTTAACACTATAGGTAATAGTATGTCGAATTCAAAATCTAAAGAAGACAAACCTAAAGAACCTGATTCGGCTACACTGGAGAAAAATGAAAAACGTTATGAGAAAGATCTGAATAATCCGAAGAAAAAAGAAGCTGCACTAAATGAACTTATTGCAATCAATCTTAAACAAAAAGATATTGAATCTGCTAAAAAATACTACTATATGTTTGATTCAAATAATGTGTATACTCCTTTTCTTTCAATAGTAAAAGAATACCGTACGCAGAATAATACTACAGGGCTTGAAGAATTCCTGAAACAGGAACTTTATGCCAAAACCGGTTCCGGATATGACAGTATACAGCGTGACGCATCATTTCTGCTGGCACAGATTTATATCGGGAAAAATGATTTTGATTCAGCTGCAAATTATTATGAAAAAGCAACGAAATTTGATCTTGACCCTGCTGAAGTCTATAATGTATACTGCAAACTTGTGACTCTTGGTTCTTCAGAAAGCAACTCACCAAAGCTTGCCGGCTTTCTTGTGCAGGAAATAGACTCAAAAACTAATACCAACTATTCAAAAGTCGCAAGAGAAGCATCAGTAAAAATTGTAGATGTATATTTAAAAGCCGGAAACTTTCAGGAAGCAGATAAATATTATGAAAAAGCAGTAAAAACAGCTACTGACAATGAAAAACGTCTACTTAGCTCTGCAAAAAAGAAAATAGATATTCAAAAAGAAATAGAAAAACATCTTACAGCAGGAAAAACAGGAAATGCAAAAAGTTATTTTGATCTCGCGAATATTTATTATGAGGAAAATGATAACGAGACAGGTGACAAATACCTGATGATGGCTGCTGATAACGGGCATACCCCGTCTATGAAGTACATTGCGCTGGATTATTTTGATGCAGAAGAATACAAACTGGCAGAAAAATACTTTAAAATGGCGTCTGATAAAGGAGATGCCGATGCTATGGGAAGTCTTGGTCTTTTATATGAATTTGCCGGAAAAGATACACAAGCCGAAAAATATTATAAAATGGCTGCTTCTAAAGGTGATATAAATGCAATGATAGATTTGGCAATCTTATATCAAAATCAGGGAAAAGCACAATCTGCACTAACCTATATCCAAATGGCAACAAAAAGAGGAGCTGACTACGAAGATATCGGAAGCAGAATGCTTTATCCAAGTAACCGTATGCATGAAAAACTTGCTTTCAGAACTGTAAATCTGGATTAATCCCTCTGTTTGAATTTAATAATTTATTTTATACAGGTATCAGAAAAGTAAGAATTTACTTCTTCATGATTTCAATATATAATCGTTTTTTAAAAGGCTGGTTGCGGCCTTTTTTATTTTTCAAGACTTACTTTTAGCCTGAAAATATGATAAATTAATATATCAGACTCATAAATAATAATTTTATTATCAGAAAAATTTTATAGAATTACGGAGGTTTCATATGGAAAATGATACAGATCTTGACTGTTGTTTTACAAGAGATAAAAACTGGTTCCGCTATCGTGCCGCAGCTGTTATCATTGAAAATAACTGCGTTTTACTGGCAGGAAATGAAAAAGCCGATTATTATTACTCAGTAGGCGGAGGGGTACATTTAGGCGAAACAGCCGAAGAAGCTGTTATAAGAGAAGTTTTTGAAGAAACAGGCGTAAATTATGAAATTGACAGACTGATATTTATCCATGAAAACTTTTTTACAAATGATGGTATTTTTGACGGGCTTCAATGTCATGAAACAGCTTTTTATTTCCTGATGAAGCCAAGAGGTACGCAAAAACTGAACAGTAACAGCTACTGCCTTGAAGGAAAGGAATTCATGCACTGGATACCAATAGATAATTTGAAAAATATGAAAGTATTCCCTGCTTTTTTTGAGGAAAAACTGACAAAAATCCCTGATAATATAGAACACATTGTTACAAAAGAAAATTAAAATAAAAGATGGAGGTACTTCATGAAGATTTTGCTTTTTCTTGCCAAAGGATTTGAAACAATGGAGGCGAGTGTATTTATAGACATTATGGGCTGGGCTGATAACGACTATAACTATAATACAAAAATAGTAACATGCGGTTTTCAGAAAAAAGTTACAAGTACATTTAACATACCTGTTATTGTAGATAAATTAATTAATGATATTAATGTTGATGATTATGCGGCATTAGCCATTCCGGGCGGATTTGAGGAATTTGGATTTTATGAGGAAGCTTATAATCAGGAATTCCTTAATTTAATAAAAGAGTTTGATTCCAGAAAAAAAATCATTGCCAGTATATGTGTAGGAGCCCTTCCACTGGGAAAAAGCGGTATCCTCACAGGAAGAACAGCTACCACTTATCATCTGAAAGACAGTATCCGTCAGAAACAACTTGGGGAATTTGGAGTAAATGTGATAAATGAACCTGTTGTTACTGATAATAATATTATTACTTCTTACTGTCCGCAAACAGCTCCTGCAGTAGCATTTAAACTTCTTGAAATGCTTACTTCTGCTGAAAAATCCGCAATTGTTATGAAAGCTATGGGATATTAACTGAAATTAAGCTTTTTCATGTTATTGAATTTTTTTATTTTTAAGTAAAAAAAACTTTGCCACTGTTTTAACACATTCGTTCTGTATAATCATATGTAATAAGATAAATTTATATAATACAGGAGGAAAAAATATGAAAAAGACAATGCTGTTAATTGCTTTTATAACAGGAATTTTATTTGTGACTTCATGTACTACAGTTTCTTTTAATCCTGAAGAGGACAGAACTGAGGAATTAATGAGAGCCTACAGCGCTGAGTGAACGTTTGATCAAAGTTTGAATATAACAAGAGATACATGACAAATCTGCAATGTATCTCTTTTTTATTTATTATTTGATTTTTACTTTTTAATAAATTCTGAAAGTTCAGATATATATTCTCCCCATATCTTATTCAAATTCTCCAAGCTTTCATTAGCATCATCTAGCTTAGGACGCGAACTTTTATCATCCAGAAAAACTATTAATTTTTTTGCAAACTCATACTTAGCAGTATAGGCTTCTGTCATTTTATCTTTTAAAGCTTTACATTCTTCATCAAATTTCTTATCCCCTGTATTTCCCCAATTCATAGCAGAAACATCTGCCAAAATTTCTTCTGTTTGTTTTTCGGCTGTCTCTGCATATTTATGAGCTTCAATAATATTATTGGAATTTACTGATTCTACTAATTTTTCCCAGTTAGAAAGATGAGTCTCTTCATATTCTTTTATTTTTTCCCCGATTTTTTCCTTTTCTCCAAGTACCCTCACCTGTATTGTATTATCATACTGCTTCTGATTTTCCTCTGTCCGGTATTTCCATTTTTCAGAATTTGCGAGTTTTGTTCTTGCCTTACTACCACTATTTCCTATTATTCCGGCTGTAGAAGTTCCAAGAGCTGAAAAAACAAAAAACATACAGCCGAACAATAACGCGGTCTTTTCACCGTTAGTCATCATACCCTCCTTATAAATTCTAATAATACATTTTAACATATTGTGTATTATTTTAAAATTTTTATCTTAATAAAAAAACTGCCTGTGAATCCACAAGACAGCTCTTTTCATTTATCTTAAAAATTATTTCTCAGCAATTCTTACACCATACTTAAAGTATTTCCCCCAATAATTGTTTTCAAGGCTTGATAATACAACACCTTGTGATGATGAAGCATTTATAAACAGGGAATTCCCCACATAAACTGCTGTATGATTAACTCTGTTTTCCGGTCTGAAAAACAGGATATCTCCCGGTCTCAAATCTGCCCTGGAAATATGGACTCCTTTTTGCGCCTGATCCACTGATACTCTTGGCAGTTCAAACTCAAATACCTCTCTGTAAACTCTTCTTGTCAGAGCCGAACAATCTATACCGTTTTTAGAGTCTCCGCCCCACGAATATCTTGTTCCTCTCCAGTTCTCAAACGACTTTAATAATTCATTTTCCACTATGATATCATTAAGCTGGTCAAATGTTCCCGACATTAATATTACCTGCTGGTCATCCTTTAATTGTGTGACTTTTTTTGTAATCACTTTTTCATCATGTACATATCCTGAATCATATATTCCCGGATCTCCGGATGTTGTACTCTTCTTAGAACTGGAAGGGGTTGTCTTTGCTGAAGTCCCTATAAAAAAACAAAAAATAAATAAAATCGCAGAAAAAATAAAAAACTTTCTCATGCTTTCCTCCTTTGAAACTATTCCTTACTATTTATTATTAATGTCACCGGACCATCATTTTCAAGGATAACATTCATGTGCTCCCTGAATTTCCCGGTTTCATACGGTATATTATATTTTGATAATTCTTCCAAAAATAAACTATACAGCTTCTCAGCCTCTTCTGGAGATGCTGATTCTATATAACTTGGCCGCCTTCCTTTTCTGGTATCACCATAAACAGTAAAATTACTTACTACTAAGAGTTCTCCTTTTACATCAAGAAGAGATAAATTCATCTTCCCTTCCGAGTCTTCAAAAATTCTTAAATTAATTAATTTTTCCAGACTATACTTAATATCTGTTATTGTATCTGTCCTGCTAATCCCTACAAATGCTGCGATGCCATGTCCAATACTGCTGTAAGACTTTTCATCTATTACGACTTCTGCTTTTTTTACTTTCTGTACTACTATTCTCAATCTAATAACTTACCTTTCTAAATAATATTAATTATAATACTAAAATAATATTAAGTCAATATTTCCAACAAAATTTTATGTTTTTCAAACTATTTTTTTACTAATTTTTCTACTCTGCTCTGCATTTTGAATTTTTTTATACTTATATTTCCTTATTTAGTATCATTCATCCCATTCCCATGGATCTTTATCCCGGCGTTTAGCCCATTTCTCCCTTTGCTTCTGCTCTTCACTTTTTGTAAAACCCGAGGAAGAGGAATATGTTTTATTTTTTGTTGTTTTCATTGGTACAGACGGCTGTTTATAGTAGTTCTTTCTTCCTGTATTATTTTTTTCCGGGTTCTTGCTTTTGGCTTTTAAATTACCTAATAAAAATACGACTGCTATAATCCACAATATACTTATCCTTGTAAAAATACCAAGTGCAATTAATGCTATGAAAAAAAATAATTTTTTCTTATTTATTTTCTTGTCCATAATCCTCCTTTAGTGATCTGTTATTTAGTCTATTGTACTTTTTTATTAATAGTACACTTTATTTTACCATATTCTTTAGTTATCATGGTAATTTGCTGATTTTTCCATTTTTTTATCTGCGTTATCTGCTTAATTTTACACATTTTTCATTTACTATAATTATACTATACAGTCAAACTGTAATATATAAATAAAATATTTTCCTTTAAAGAAAAAATATAGTAGAATATAGTAAAACGTAAAATTACAAAAGGAGAGTATAATGGATCAAACTGGCGTAAAAAAGCGGTATGAAGAACTAAAAGGTCTTATCCAAAAATATAATGAATATTACTATGAAAAAAGTGAATCACTTGTTACTGATTATGAATACGACATGCTTCTAAAAGAGATGGAAAACATGGAGAAAGAACATCCCGAATTCAAAGATAATGTTTCTGTAACAGAAAAAGTGGGTGGAAGAGCAAGTGGAAAATTTTCTAAAGTAGTACACAAAGTCCCTATGCTCAGCTTGTCTAATACTTATAATATAGGTGAAATAGAAGATTTTGATAAAAGAATCAAGAAAGTTATCGGCGAAGATGAGGAAATCGAATATGTACTGGAATTAAAGCTTGACGGACTTAGTATAAGTATTCAGTATGAAAACGGTGAATTAACAAGAGGAATTACCAGAGGTGACGGAGAAATCGGCGAGGATGTTACCGAAAATATTATGCAGATTGATTCTATCCCAAAAAAGCTAAAAGAGCCGGTTACCCTTGAAGTAAGAGGAGAAATTGTACTTCCTATATCAAACTTTAATAAAGTAAATAAAATGCGTGAAGAAGCCGGTGAAGATGTATTTGCCAATCCGCGTAACGCAGCTTCCGGAACTATCAGACAGCT of Sebaldella sp. S0638 contains these proteins:
- the dtd gene encoding D-aminoacyl-tRNA deacylase, coding for MRIVVQKVKKAEVVIDEKSYSSIGHGIAAFVGISRTDTITDIKYSLEKLINLRIFEDSEGKMNLSLLDVKGELLVVSNFTVYGDTRKGRRPSYIESASPEEAEKLYSLFLEELSKYNIPYETGKFREHMNVILENDGPVTLIINSKE
- a CDS encoding NUDIX hydrolase translates to MENDTDLDCCFTRDKNWFRYRAAAVIIENNCVLLAGNEKADYYYSVGGGVHLGETAEEAVIREVFEETGVNYEIDRLIFIHENFFTNDGIFDGLQCHETAFYFLMKPRGTQKLNSNSYCLEGKEFMHWIPIDNLKNMKVFPAFFEEKLTKIPDNIEHIVTKEN
- a CDS encoding sel1 repeat family protein — protein: MKKKLLVIALLSIVAVPSYSGWEVLIGPAVDIVNTIGNSMSNSKSKEDKPKEPDSATLEKNEKRYEKDLNNPKKKEAALNELIAINLKQKDIESAKKYYYMFDSNNVYTPFLSIVKEYRTQNNTTGLEEFLKQELYAKTGSGYDSIQRDASFLLAQIYIGKNDFDSAANYYEKATKFDLDPAEVYNVYCKLVTLGSSESNSPKLAGFLVQEIDSKTNTNYSKVAREASVKIVDVYLKAGNFQEADKYYEKAVKTATDNEKRLLSSAKKKIDIQKEIEKHLTAGKTGNAKSYFDLANIYYEENDNETGDKYLMMAADNGHTPSMKYIALDYFDAEEYKLAEKYFKMASDKGDADAMGSLGLLYEFAGKDTQAEKYYKMAASKGDINAMIDLAILYQNQGKAQSALTYIQMATKRGADYEDIGSRMLYPSNRMHEKLAFRTVNLD
- the gpmA gene encoding 2,3-diphosphoglycerate-dependent phosphoglycerate mutase, whose product is MYLVFIRHGQSEWNKENLFTGWTDVNLSDEGINEAIKAGQLLKKHNFTFDVAYTSVLKRAIRTLYYVLNETDQLWIPVQKSWRLNERHYGALQGLNKAQTAEKYGEEQVHIWRRSYDVLPPLLDENDERQSKFDRRYEGLDSRVLPSGENLKVTLERVMPYWEDEIAPALKSGKKVVIAAHGNSLRALAKYLENISDDEIMDLEIPTGIPLIYELDDNFKVLKKYYLKD
- a CDS encoding aldo/keto reductase, producing the protein MIRLKMANGVEIPQIGFGTFRIPDDAVTQSVKYALNAGYRHIDTAAIYGNEKGVGLGIKESGVPRNEIFLTSKLWNEDQGYDSTLKAFDESLKKLGTDFLDLYLIHWPKDKNKESWKAMEKLYKDGRIKAIGVSNFKEHHLDDLLTEAEIVPMINQVELHPQFPQTELRNYCGKKGILVEAWGSLMQGQIFDKEIIKEIAEKHNKTVSQIGVRWAVQSGVVTIPKSTHEQRIKDNINVFDFELDNEDMKKIAELNTSVRIGRDPDNIDF
- a CDS encoding C40 family peptidase encodes the protein MRKFFIFSAILFIFCFFIGTSAKTTPSSSKKSTTSGDPGIYDSGYVHDEKVITKKVTQLKDDQQVILMSGTFDQLNDIIVENELLKSFENWRGTRYSWGGDSKNGIDCSALTRRVYREVFEFELPRVSVDQAQKGVHISRADLRPGDILFFRPENRVNHTAVYVGNSLFINASSSQGVVLSSLENNYWGKYFKYGVRIAEK
- a CDS encoding DJ-1/PfpI family protein, which produces MKILLFLAKGFETMEASVFIDIMGWADNDYNYNTKIVTCGFQKKVTSTFNIPVIVDKLINDINVDDYAALAIPGGFEEFGFYEEAYNQEFLNLIKEFDSRKKIIASICVGALPLGKSGILTGRTATTYHLKDSIRQKQLGEFGVNVINEPVVTDNNIITSYCPQTAPAVAFKLLEMLTSAEKSAIVMKAMGY
- a CDS encoding nitroreductase family protein, encoding MNSIFARRSIREFLDKPVESEKIDQILRAGMQAPTARNQRAWEFIVVTSQEDKEKVSQMSPFSKLAAKAAVLIILVGNKDKMTVPEKWQQDMGACTQNMLLQIVKEDLGGVWLGVYPTQERVDALKDIFNLPDNIIPFGVVCFGYSDKKNTFKDRYDESAVHWDKF